A stretch of DNA from bacterium:
GCGCGTAATTCCGGGGCGACGCCGAGTAAAGCAATCGAACCCGGAGAAATGGGTGCATTAGACACCCAAATATAGCAAGGACAGGTCAGAAAATGAAAAAGTTAGTAACAATTTTGGCAGTTGTGTGTGTGATGGCTATGGCGAATTTTGCTTCGGCTGACACATTTGGAACAGGAGATAATCAGTTCAACATCGACTTTGTGCCGATTTCTGGCAGCACGAACCCCACGAGCGGTTACGGCATTGTCAACAACGACTACCGCATGGGCACCTACGAGATCAGCAACGACCAGTGGAACAAGTTCAAGGCCACCTATGGTGCGGTAACAGGCAGCCCTTCGACTGCATATAACTCTGATCCTTACTTCACGGGTGAGAGCGTTCCGACCAACAATGTAAGCTGGTACGAGGCGGCACAGTTCGTCAACTATCTGAATACGAGCACCGGCCATCAGGTAGCTTACAAGTTCACCGGCACACAGGGTACAAGCGGTTATGCCCTCGGTGTGTGGCAGAGCGGCGAAGCAGGTTACAGTGCAAGTAATCCTTACCGCAACAGTAATGCGTATTATTTCCTGCCGACGGAGAATGAATGGGTCAAGGCGGCCTACTGGAACGGCACGAACCGCCAGACCTACGCGACGATTGGGGACACGACTCCGACACAGGCAGGTTGGAACTACTACAAAAAGGGATATG
This window harbors:
- a CDS encoding SUMF1/EgtB/PvdO family nonheme iron enzyme, with translation MKKLVTILAVVCVMAMANFASADTFGTGDNQFNIDFVPISGSTNPTSGYGIVNNDYRMGTYEISNDQWNKFKATYGAVTGSPSTAYNSDPYFTGESVPTNNVSWYEAAQFVNYLNTSTGHQVAYKFTGTQGTSGYALGVWQSGEAGYSASNPYRNSNAYYFLPTENEWVKAAYWNGTNRQTYATIGDTTPTQAGWNYYKKGYATNPYGPWAATSGSQELNGTHNMMGNVWEWMESPYCTGDYLSGSYRGLRGGSYSSDFADYLASYFRNIYNPSLDNVFVGIGFRVASVPEPATIAVLSLGVLGILRRKRTA